A region from the Candidatus Electrothrix scaldis genome encodes:
- a CDS encoding NUDIX hydrolase, whose translation MRCHQCGADIPVYKNPTPTVDIIIEVGGGIVLIERKNPPFGWALPGGFVDYGESYEDAAVREAKEETGLDVELVRQFHTYSQPDRDQRQHTASTIFLATAVGTPIGADDAKQAQIFTRDNLPELAFDHAGILKDYYQKKY comes from the coding sequence ATGCGATGCCATCAATGCGGTGCAGATATTCCTGTATATAAAAATCCAACCCCCACCGTGGACATCATTATTGAAGTGGGAGGGGGAATCGTCCTGATTGAGCGAAAGAACCCTCCCTTTGGCTGGGCCTTACCTGGAGGCTTTGTTGACTACGGCGAAAGCTATGAAGATGCCGCCGTCCGTGAGGCAAAAGAAGAAACAGGGCTGGATGTAGAGCTGGTCCGTCAATTCCACACCTATTCCCAACCTGACCGAGATCAGCGGCAGCACACCGCCTCAACAATCTTTCTTGCTACAGCTGTCGGTACGCCGATAGGAGCCGATGATGCCAAGCAGGCACAAATTTTCACTCGGGATAATTTACCTGAATTAGCCTTTGACCATGCCGGCATCCTGAAGGATTATTACCAAAAAAAATATTAG
- a CDS encoding group 1 truncated hemoglobin, whose product MKKSLVFLTAFAALFLAGVSTNALAADAEPKEAAVAAEEAKPTLFEEIGGHDAVKAAVDGFYEKVLADDRVNGFFKGVDMDRQRAMQTAFLTFAFGGPNAYEGKNLRAAHAHLVAKGLNDTHFDIILEHLGATLKELGVKDELIQQAADVANSVRGDILGK is encoded by the coding sequence ATGAAAAAATCACTTGTTTTCTTAACCGCATTTGCCGCTTTGTTTCTTGCCGGTGTAAGCACTAACGCACTTGCTGCCGATGCCGAGCCCAAAGAAGCAGCGGTTGCAGCAGAAGAAGCAAAACCAACCCTGTTTGAGGAAATAGGGGGGCATGATGCTGTTAAGGCTGCGGTAGATGGTTTCTACGAGAAAGTGCTGGCTGATGATCGAGTAAACGGCTTCTTTAAAGGGGTTGACATGGATCGCCAGCGGGCAATGCAGACCGCCTTCCTGACCTTTGCCTTTGGCGGACCTAATGCCTATGAGGGAAAAAATCTACGTGCTGCCCATGCGCATCTGGTTGCAAAAGGACTCAATGATACCCATTTTGATATCATCCTTGAGCACCTGGGAGCAACCCTGAAAGAGCTTGGCGTGAAAGACGAGTTGATCCAACAGGCTGCTGACGTGGCCAACAGTGTACGTGGCGACATTCTCGGGAAATAA
- a CDS encoding translocation/assembly module TamB domain-containing protein, whose protein sequence is MKPENTPSAPRPWRKWLFLLLLPFLILPLILLVALTTESGFRVLLRTADTLSGPVFSVQEIEGRLLSRWRLGKVQVYIDKVVEVDLDELVFAWSPHALLQKKLVLHQVAAQGLVVKLTGEAKEEKKKEGPVTMPTIRLPLDIELGELHLQNGKIFFSEQGHPLVLQDILLQAKAGNLQQEVPGATQVNIQRIKLDLRDYGVDLQGQVAMHDAWPLQLKGQWRVADPGINDLDGTVDAQGDLDDLAVFLTLITPAEVTLEGKVMDILNNLHWHAAAKTGHFHLNDIKVDVPVDGSLTIVEASGTVGSYQGTLSADVHYEGYPPVQAEAKVIAEDYSGLAIEYFSVHHQESILTTRGKMQWTGGFSWQAELESKAFDPSLLAEKWPGKISGLIQSQGQLGPSGANLSVNIKSLEGELVGFPLQGSGGMELTPQGIQFKDLLLQAGSAQAELDGRIAKDNSLDLKVRAESDDLSTFFPEYSGRLHLQGTAAGSQEHPGIDLALEGAELHLVGYDFNKIQAKLAADLVLEGEESGMKINDLHLLVNEDMVLDVIGQLGWAGGISWQAEVTGKEVNPGFFVPEWPGKIQAKIRSQGSKTAEKLLTTVDIDELSGTLRDLPLQGRGAVAIDGKKIQVDALHLQSGSTSLDVDGKADEENLHFTLQARSDDLSPLVPELKGAFAATAEAQGAAARPEVQLTLNGSGLAYQNYALQDVQTDLKAKLIVQGEEQGATVDNLQLLLNKKSRLAALGKVGWSKGLSWQVDLKGEQLDPSLFLPEWSGDITTEIHSQGRKGAEALEAQVQIKELKGKLRDFPLSGHGKAEVKNTRLLVDDLHLDLGSGQFQVNGSVDPAQQFDLSFAAESKDLSGLLPDAEGNFQLQGILKGKAQQPDLNLTVNAEKVKYQEYQLKRLKGKVKADFAEQGMIDADFQASGIQAKKEKIETASLQIQGSTDQHKLELTLDGTPGKALLAATGGLKEQAWQGNLTRLTFEHGQFGQWAMRQPAGLHLSAKDAALSGFDLRHKDLKITLDGDWKQEGGWQVKGAIDNFTLKLLQEWQLPVPDLEGTAKVELTAQGRGTEPEQVLLTMTLPKLSLTTESFEDNGEEVGTTVWTWTKNIIEARLQDKVARLHARTEFQDNSDADLEILVKNCRDFSQPEKMPLSGELNLNMKDLTPIAHLSNETVQASGKFGGRILFGGTARKPTVNGKLALNKGKKKKGEVFVVAAGIGLEDIQVSLEGDSTSNKLDAQLRSGEGTLKLSGTARQDANQYWLADLSIFGKNFLAADLPEYSAVISPDLRLHYADTETRLSGTVTLDKAEIAPTGFGSGAVSSSGDVVVVDEEESRQGTSPMFLDLKVIMGDDVLVNTFGLKGYLDGSLKILATPGRPITGLGNLVLRDGTFDFEGNMLELSQGRVFYQGGPIDDPGLDILATRKLKKVELGVRLTGRVNNMNMRLFSDSAMDDSEILSYLLTGKDIPRSTAGNGEKSLSPSSATLGKLGGGLLLKTVDPLKALDMEGLVDLSIGGGEDASDVSLVMGKEIYKDLYISYGKDLTGAGGTFKARYDLKYGFSVETATNAKTSGADLFFSLEN, encoded by the coding sequence ATGAAGCCCGAGAATACACCTTCTGCCCCGCGCCCTTGGCGCAAATGGCTTTTTTTACTCCTCCTTCCTTTCCTGATTCTGCCTTTGATTCTTCTTGTGGCACTAACCACCGAATCCGGTTTTCGGGTTCTGCTCCGCACGGCAGACACCCTGAGTGGTCCTGTTTTTTCTGTGCAGGAAATAGAAGGACGGCTCCTCAGTCGTTGGCGTTTGGGCAAGGTGCAGGTGTATATTGATAAGGTCGTTGAAGTGGATCTGGACGAGCTGGTCTTTGCCTGGTCCCCTCATGCCTTATTGCAAAAGAAATTGGTGCTTCATCAGGTCGCTGCCCAGGGCTTGGTAGTCAAGTTGACCGGGGAGGCAAAGGAGGAGAAAAAGAAAGAAGGGCCGGTTACCATGCCGACTATCAGGCTACCCCTGGACATTGAGCTCGGCGAACTGCATCTCCAGAATGGGAAAATCTTCTTTTCTGAACAAGGGCATCCCTTGGTCCTTCAGGATATTCTTTTGCAGGCCAAGGCTGGTAATCTGCAACAGGAGGTGCCGGGAGCGACCCAGGTGAACATTCAGCGGATTAAGCTGGACCTCCGTGATTATGGGGTGGATCTCCAGGGGCAGGTTGCCATGCATGATGCCTGGCCCTTGCAGCTTAAAGGACAGTGGCGGGTTGCTGATCCTGGCATCAATGATTTAGATGGTACTGTGGATGCCCAGGGTGATCTTGATGACCTGGCTGTCTTTCTTACTCTGATTACCCCAGCCGAGGTTACCTTGGAGGGGAAGGTGATGGATATTCTTAATAATCTTCACTGGCATGCCGCAGCCAAGACCGGCCATTTTCACCTCAATGATATCAAAGTCGATGTCCCTGTAGACGGCTCCCTGACCATTGTTGAGGCATCGGGCACGGTGGGCAGCTATCAAGGGACCCTGTCTGCTGATGTTCATTATGAAGGGTATCCGCCAGTGCAGGCAGAGGCCAAGGTTATTGCGGAAGATTATTCTGGCTTGGCTATAGAGTATTTTTCTGTTCATCATCAGGAGTCCATCCTGACCACCCGAGGAAAGATGCAATGGACAGGTGGCTTTTCCTGGCAGGCAGAGTTGGAAAGCAAGGCCTTCGACCCCTCACTGCTTGCAGAAAAATGGCCGGGTAAGATCAGTGGCCTGATTCAGAGTCAGGGGCAGCTCGGACCTTCGGGGGCCAATCTGTCGGTGAATATTAAGAGCCTGGAGGGTGAATTGGTCGGCTTTCCTCTTCAGGGGAGCGGTGGGATGGAGTTGACTCCGCAGGGGATCCAGTTTAAGGATCTCCTGCTCCAAGCCGGTTCGGCCCAGGCTGAGCTTGACGGACGCATTGCCAAGGATAATTCCCTTGACCTCAAGGTCCGGGCAGAGTCGGATGACCTCTCGACCTTTTTCCCCGAGTATAGCGGACGTCTCCATCTCCAAGGAACGGCTGCGGGAAGCCAGGAACATCCTGGTATTGATCTGGCGCTGGAAGGGGCAGAGTTACACCTGGTAGGTTACGACTTCAATAAAATTCAGGCAAAGCTTGCAGCAGATCTGGTCTTGGAAGGTGAAGAGAGCGGCATGAAGATCAATGACCTGCATTTACTGGTTAATGAGGATATGGTGCTGGATGTCATTGGTCAGCTGGGCTGGGCCGGGGGGATTTCCTGGCAGGCCGAGGTGACCGGTAAGGAGGTTAATCCTGGATTTTTTGTGCCGGAATGGCCGGGCAAGATTCAGGCCAAGATACGCTCGCAGGGAAGCAAGACGGCAGAAAAGTTGCTCACCACAGTTGATATTGATGAACTGAGCGGTACTCTGCGAGATCTGCCTTTACAAGGCCGTGGTGCTGTTGCGATTGACGGCAAGAAAATACAGGTTGATGCCTTGCATCTGCAATCCGGTTCCACCAGTCTGGATGTTGATGGAAAGGCGGATGAGGAAAATCTCCATTTTACGCTTCAGGCTCGTTCCGATGACCTGAGTCCTTTGGTGCCCGAGCTTAAAGGAGCCTTTGCCGCGACAGCTGAGGCGCAAGGGGCTGCTGCTCGGCCTGAGGTGCAGCTGACGCTGAATGGGTCAGGGCTTGCCTATCAAAATTATGCCCTCCAGGATGTGCAAACAGATCTGAAGGCAAAGCTTATTGTACAGGGAGAGGAGCAGGGGGCCACTGTGGATAATCTGCAATTGCTTCTGAATAAAAAAAGCAGACTTGCAGCACTTGGGAAGGTGGGGTGGAGTAAGGGGCTTTCCTGGCAGGTTGACCTGAAGGGAGAACAACTGGATCCGTCCTTATTTCTCCCAGAATGGTCAGGGGACATCACGACTGAGATCCATTCCCAAGGCAGGAAGGGCGCTGAGGCATTGGAGGCTCAGGTCCAGATAAAAGAGCTCAAGGGCAAGCTCCGTGATTTTCCTCTTTCCGGGCATGGGAAGGCAGAAGTGAAAAACACCAGGCTCCTGGTGGATGACCTACATCTTGACCTTGGTTCGGGCCAGTTTCAGGTAAATGGTTCAGTTGATCCTGCCCAGCAATTTGATTTGAGCTTTGCAGCGGAGTCAAAGGATCTGTCTGGATTACTGCCAGATGCGGAAGGAAATTTTCAGCTTCAGGGAATACTCAAGGGGAAGGCACAGCAGCCTGACCTGAACCTGACCGTCAATGCTGAGAAGGTGAAATATCAGGAGTATCAACTCAAGCGACTTAAGGGCAAGGTCAAGGCTGATTTTGCAGAACAGGGCATGATTGATGCCGATTTTCAGGCCTCCGGAATACAGGCTAAGAAAGAAAAAATCGAGACAGCCTCTTTGCAGATTCAGGGCAGCACAGATCAGCATAAATTGGAACTCACCCTTGACGGAACACCGGGTAAGGCACTGTTGGCAGCGACTGGAGGGCTCAAGGAACAGGCATGGCAGGGCAACTTAACTCGTTTAACCTTTGAACATGGTCAATTCGGGCAATGGGCCATGCGTCAACCTGCTGGTTTACACCTCTCTGCCAAGGACGCAGCACTTTCCGGCTTTGATCTGCGCCATAAGGATCTAAAAATTACCTTAGACGGAGACTGGAAGCAGGAGGGGGGCTGGCAGGTCAAAGGGGCAATAGATAATTTTACCCTCAAGCTTTTGCAGGAATGGCAGTTACCGGTTCCTGATCTGGAGGGGACAGCAAAGGTGGAGTTGACGGCCCAGGGCAGAGGGACAGAGCCAGAACAGGTATTGCTCACCATGACCTTGCCCAAGCTTTCCCTGACCACGGAGAGTTTTGAGGATAATGGTGAAGAAGTGGGCACTACGGTCTGGACCTGGACAAAGAATATCATCGAGGCTCGCCTTCAGGATAAGGTCGCCCGTTTACATGCCCGAACGGAATTTCAGGATAATAGTGATGCAGATCTGGAGATTTTGGTAAAGAATTGCAGAGATTTCAGTCAGCCGGAAAAGATGCCATTGAGTGGTGAGCTGAATCTCAACATGAAAGATCTTACGCCGATTGCCCACTTAAGCAATGAGACCGTGCAGGCCTCTGGAAAATTCGGTGGTCGTATTCTTTTTGGAGGGACTGCTCGTAAACCCACGGTGAACGGTAAGTTAGCTCTGAATAAGGGGAAAAAGAAAAAAGGTGAGGTCTTTGTGGTTGCTGCCGGAATAGGGCTGGAGGATATTCAGGTCTCCCTGGAAGGAGATAGTACGTCCAATAAACTGGATGCACAGCTTCGCTCCGGGGAGGGCACCCTGAAACTGTCAGGTACGGCGCGCCAGGATGCTAACCAATACTGGCTGGCCGACCTGAGCATTTTCGGTAAGAATTTTCTGGCAGCAGACCTGCCGGAATACAGCGCTGTTATCAGCCCAGATCTCCGTCTGCACTATGCGGATACAGAAACCCGTCTCAGTGGCACCGTGACCTTGGACAAGGCAGAGATTGCTCCAACCGGTTTTGGTAGTGGGGCGGTCTCCTCCTCTGGGGATGTGGTTGTTGTGGATGAAGAAGAGTCCAGGCAGGGAACCTCTCCCATGTTTTTGGATCTTAAGGTCATTATGGGAGATGATGTCTTGGTCAATACCTTTGGCCTGAAAGGCTACTTGGACGGCAGTTTGAAGATTCTAGCCACGCCGGGACGGCCCATCACCGGGCTTGGTAATCTTGTTCTCCGTGATGGGACTTTTGATTTTGAGGGAAATATGCTGGAACTCAGTCAGGGACGGGTCTTTTATCAGGGCGGTCCCATTGATGATCCCGGGCTGGATATCCTGGCAACAAGAAAGCTTAAAAAGGTGGAATTGGGTGTGCGCCTTACCGGCAGGGTAAATAATATGAACATGCGTCTTTTTTCTGACAGCGCTATGGATGACTCAGAGATTTTGTCGTATTTGCTGACTGGTAAGGATATCCCCAGATCTACAGCCGGTAATGGGGAAAAGTCCCTTTCTCCTTCCTCAGCCACCTTGGGTAAGCTGGGTGGCGGGCTCCTGCTCAAGACAGTTGATCCCCTGAAGGCTCTTGATATGGAAGGCTTGGTGGATCTCAGTATTGGTGGCGGGGAGGATGCCTCGGACGTGTCCCTGGTAATGGGCAAAGAGATTTATAAGGACCTCTATATCAGCTATGGCAAAGACCTGACCGGAGCTGGAGGAACCTTTAAGGCCCGTTATGATCTGAAATACGGTTTCTCTGTTGAAACTGCCACCAACGCCAAGACCAGCGGAGCTGATTTGTTTTTTTCTTTGGAGAATTGA
- a CDS encoding DUF362 domain-containing protein, translated as MNTRKHNGIVYTTTFLSWEKSLPPLLDKAGLADNIPADKTILIKPNLVETLRPPITTPVTLVRCLVEYLQEHLANPIVVAEGCGALDYNTHRCFAELGYTALAKDTGIELIDLNEEPYQRHSLEHCKHWPEFYLPDIAVDSFLLSVPVLKVHTLAEVTLTMKNMMGLAPPDHYHQGGGWKKAAFHERIHDAVADLNRYRSPDFTILDATIGMAEAHLWGPTCNPPVNRLVAGYDPVAIDSYGASLLGKDWQDIGHIVELNGELGQAAPITRIQTEATFC; from the coding sequence ATGAATACAAGAAAGCACAACGGCATCGTCTACACAACCACCTTTCTCTCCTGGGAAAAAAGTCTGCCACCCTTATTGGACAAAGCAGGACTGGCAGACAATATCCCCGCAGACAAAACCATCCTCATTAAGCCCAATCTGGTCGAGACTCTGCGTCCCCCCATTACAACCCCTGTGACGCTGGTCCGATGTCTCGTGGAATACCTCCAGGAACATCTTGCTAACCCCATCGTCGTTGCCGAGGGCTGTGGTGCCCTAGATTATAACACGCACCGCTGCTTTGCTGAGCTGGGTTATACCGCTTTGGCCAAAGATACAGGGATTGAACTGATAGATCTGAACGAGGAGCCTTATCAACGGCACAGCCTGGAGCATTGCAAACACTGGCCGGAATTCTATCTCCCAGATATCGCTGTTGACAGCTTTCTCCTCTCAGTCCCTGTACTCAAGGTTCATACCCTTGCCGAGGTCACTCTGACCATGAAAAACATGATGGGCCTTGCGCCACCAGACCATTATCATCAGGGAGGGGGCTGGAAAAAAGCTGCTTTTCATGAACGAATCCATGATGCAGTTGCGGATCTGAACCGCTATCGCAGCCCGGATTTTACCATCCTGGATGCCACTATCGGTATGGCAGAAGCCCATCTCTGGGGACCGACCTGTAATCCACCGGTGAACAGGCTTGTGGCTGGATATGACCCTGTGGCAATAGACAGTTACGGCGCGTCACTCCTGGGGAAAGACTGGCAGGATATCGGCCATATTGTTGAGCTGAATGGGGAATTGGGGCAGGCTGCCCCCATAACAAGGATACAAACAGAAGCGACCTTCTGCTGA